Genomic segment of Fibrobacter sp. UWH6:
GCGTCAGAAGCCTGACCATCCAGCTTGAACTTAACAGCGGTAGCTGCAGCGAAAGCGTCAGCGCAACCGCCCGGCAGCTTTTTATCTGCCCAAGTGGGCTGCTTGAAGTCTGCGATAGCCTTGTCAGCCTTGGTCGGAGTAGCAGCCTTGGTGAGGGTCACGCTACAAGAAGCGTCGCCTGCATCCGGAGTTGCAACTTCGAGAGTCACAGCGAGGTCAGAAGTATAGGTAGCGCAGAGACCACCAGCAGCGGTGATGTCCATCGGATCCTGGCTAGCACCAACAGTGTTGAAGCCGAAGCCAACGAAGTTGTACGGATATTCAGCGGTCTGACCGGTAGTGGTCGGGTCGACGAGAACGTACTTGATGGTTGCATAACCGAGGTTTTCAATCATCGGCTGAACGAGGGATTCGTACTGGTCAGCTTCGTACGGATAGATAGCGTAGGAACCACCCTTGTCGTTCTTACGGTCATCATAGTCGTACCAGTAACCCATAGTGGTTTCTTCGCAAACCTGGTATTCGTACATGCAATCTCCACCAGTGTTAACCTGCTGGTTGGTGCCATCGAACCAAATTTCGAGGTTAACGGCAGCGGATGCCATTGCAGCCATGGAAACTGCAGAAAGTGCAATAAGTTTCTTATTCATAGTATCTCTCTCTTTTTTTTCCCGACACCGGGAAGGGGTTTGGTTGAAATATATATACTTTTTTTTGGAATAGTATTTTTTTTAGTGTAAAAAAGCGTATGTTAGTATTTTTTTACACTACTTTTTCTTCTTCGGGGCGTAATTCACTTCCGGACGGAGAACCAGACCGGCAGTCACCATCAAAGACACGATGTTTTCGTCATGATCCTGACTAATATCGTACATGGCGACACCAGCCAAGCTTTCATCCTTAACCATCATGCTAATAGCTTTCACAGAAGGAATACCCATGAAGACAATGGTTTCAGAGTTGCTTACAGCCACTTCAGAGGAAGATTCTTCATCAAAGTTCACCTTGTAGTCCGGAGCTTCGAACTTCTTCATCAGTTCCTTATAGGCCAAGTAACCTTCGTTACCGCTACCTACACCCTGATGAGAAGAACCCAGGCCGCTTGCACCGGCAAAGGACTTACCATACATGGGAACAATGGGAACGATCTTGTCGCTGGAGACACCCTTGCCAGACAGAGCGCGAACAGCGGATTCCACGTCCTGCTTAGAAAGGTTGGGCTTGACGGACTCTGCAGATTCGTCCATCTGGTCGCCTACAGACAGTGTGACATAGTCAGCCTGGCTGATTGCATCGGAATAGGCATCCATGGTTGCAGCATAGGCCATCACGGAAACAGACTTGGAACCCAGCTTATCCTTGAGAGCGGAAACCAGCTTGCCAATGTCGGCGGCATCATCGCCAGTTGCATTGGTCCAGTCCAGTTCCACACCACCAAGATTATACTTTTCGACCCATTCCATAGCAGCATCGCAGAAAGCGGAAAGCTTGGAATCGTCACCGGCGATAGCCTTCAAATTGCCTTCGTTTTCGAAGCCACCGATGGATACCACCAGGGAAACGCCATTTTCAGAAGAAAGCTTGGCCAACTCTTCGAAGTTAGCGGCATCGCTTTCGTCTGCGTAGGCAATGCTACCGTCTTCAGCCGGAGCCAAAGAGGCATAATGGATATCTGTCACGAACTGGTAACGAACATCCTTCGGGAAGAACTGGCTATACTGAGCCCAGGACGGGTAGTATCCAACGACCTTAAAAGGAGCCGCAACGGCAGCAGCAACAAGAGAAGCTAAAGCGATAAAAGAAAGCTTTTTCATAAAAACCTCGCTACGGATTACCGATTAAATAAACTTCACCGTCAACTTCGGACTTGCAGTAAAGATCAGCGGAGAAATCCCAAACTTCACCAGTGTTGCCAACAGGTGCAGCATTGGGGCTCATGGCCTGAGTAGACGTCTTCTTCTTCTGGTAAATACTGTCTCTCGGAGCACGGTCTACATAATCCTTAACTTCTTTAGTCTCAATGGTGTAGATAGTATCCTTCGGAACGATAGAAGAATCGCCTTCTGCAAGATGCTTCTGATAGGAGGAAAGCAACATTGTGGTATCCTTGCCGTCAGCATCCACATAACTAATCTTAGTTGCGGAGTGAGTAGTATCGGCTCGTTCGGTTACGCTCCAAGTAGTGTCGTAAACCGTTACAGTGGTATCATAGCGGGTAACCGTAACGTCCAGCTGCTTGATGACAGCGTTATCGCCTGCACGGCAGAAACGGTAGGCACGACCTTCATAACGGCCAGCACGAATGTACTGATACTTGATCAAGTTGGAATCAACAGGAACAGACTTCAGGAAAGCCAGGTCTGCAGAAGCCTTGTTACCGTAAATGTGGTACGGATTCAAGGCCAGGCGGTACTGCATCGCGGTCTGACCGAAGATGTTGATGGAAGAGTCCGGATTGTACATACCGTTCAGGAATGCGGCAGAACCAGGCCAGTAACTTTCGCTAAGACCAGCATAGTTAAGGAAGATTTCCTTTACTGCGGTAGAATCATCAAAATAGGCAGTCCATTCGGCATCGTCGTTGAGGATGATACCGGTGACATAAGTCTTCTTGACCTGCTGTTCTGCCTTGGTCTTGGCAGAGGCGAGCTTTTGTTCATAGGTCTTATCGGAAGAGTCTGCCTCGATAGCAGCCTGAGTCAGCTGCTCGGTAATCAGATTACGAAGAACAGCATTGGAATCAGCCACGGCAGACAGGGCCTGATAGGTTCCCAGGTCCGGATTGACTCTTGCATATTCAGACACACTAAAATCAGAGGGCCAGTTTTCGGCGTCGCTATTGCTAATGCTATCTGCAGAGCAGGCAACCAAAGCGATTGCTGCAGCGAGGCCCATGCCATACTTAAACATCTTATTCATGATAACCTCCTAGAACAGAACCGTAATGTTACCGGCAATCAAGAGCTTGCTCAGGCTCAATTCGCTAGGCTGAGCAAAAGCGACTCCGTTTTCATCAACGGCAATGCCCGTGTAGTTAACAGTGTTGGTCAGGAGACCACCCTGGAGATCCAGGACCGCACCGGGGCCCAACTTAATCTGCAAGCCACCCATGGCCAGCATTTCATCAATGTCATTAACAATGACTGTTTCAGACAGAGGCAGACCGCTACCAAATTCCTTAGTCAGCATCTGCATGCCGCCGAGGATAGTGAAGGGGCCCCAAACGTCTGCGGTAAGGCCAGCAACAACGCGGGAAGTCTTACGCTTCAGGTAGTTGCTTTCTTCTGCGGATTCGAAGGATCCCTGCAGAATGAGTCGGCGGTTCAGACCGAGGAACGGAGCCACATTCAGGCCAAGACCTGCACCGATAGTGGTATAGTCGTTATCGACATCGCTGCTATGGCTATACTGAGAGAAACGACCATTAATGGTAATGGCATCGTTCCAAGCCACGTTAGCGTTCAGGGCGAAACCTACACGGTCGGGAGTTGCCAGACCCATGGGCATAGCCATGTTGACAGAAGGATCGACAAATTCAGAATAGCTAGCGTATTCCAACTGCTTGCTAGCAACAGCTTCGTAACCATTCTTGTAGAAGTGGCCCAGTCTGTAGTTGTTAGCCAGACGACCGAATGCATAGTAGGAGTCAACAGAGGAACCATTCAAGATCGGGGTTTCAGCGTCTTCAGACTTAGTCATCAAGTTCTGCTGCTGCAAAACGTTGACATTGTAAATGCTGAAGTACATGTTTTCAAGGCTACCGGAACGGAAGCGGCTGACCACATCAGCGTCGGCGCCAGAAATGTTAGCATCGCCATTCAGGATCGTTGCACTGCCAACATAGTAGGCAGAAGCAGCCTGTTCAGACCAGAACTTTTCGTCGTTCTTGACGATGGTTGCCTTAACATCAAAGTTAACACCAGCAATGTCACCGTTTACATAGGGAGACACATGCAGAGCCATGCCAGAAACGTTTTCAATTTCTTCGTCGCTCCAGTGCTTACCGAGAGTCATACCGTCGGCCACATAGAACTTAGTCTGGAAAACAGAGTCCTTGCCGTTGTCGTCAAGAGCCTTGCCGTTTTCATCGAACACGGGGTAATCGTAGCTCTCAACCTTATAGTTGTGGATGGTATCGAGAACCAGGGAGTCGCGGGACAAGGTCCACTTGGAGCCACCGATTTCAGCATCGATACCGGCGCGGATCTTACCGTCCATGATCATGTCCTTGGTGTCATAACCAATAACACCGGTGTAGACCATGTTGTCTTCGTAGTACAGGTTCTTGATAGCAGCATCTTCCTTGGAACGGGAAGACTTCTGACGGTCAAAGGTGTAGACGAAGTTACCACCGATGGTTGCGCCAAAGGCTTCAACGCCCAGGTTTGCGCCATAGAGGTAGCGGTCGCTCCAGTCAAAGTCGAAGAAGACTTCATCGGCCTTCTTGGCGATATTGCGGATACGGGCACCAGTCATCTGGACGTAAAGGTTGGACAGGGGGCCCATATCGAAGCTATTGTACTTGAAGTTCAAGCCCTGCAGCAAACGATTGGAAGAGGTATCCAAGTTGCGCAAAGCAAGAGCTTCCTGACGCTTGGCAAAGAAGATTTCCGGTTCCTGCAGAATTTCAGCCTGGGGCACGTAAATGGTGAGAGGAGTATAACCAACTCTCATGTAGCCAAGATTGAAGTCGACGTGCTTGTCGAGAATCTTGCCATCGTAGCTAAACCAGTGACCGATCACAGGGTTGATCGGTTCGTCGTAAGCGCTCTGCCAATCCTTGTGGAGACGGAGTTCTACTCGAGCTTCAGTTTCTGCACTGGGACGAGCGTTAACCTTGAGGTTTACGTCGGTGTAGGCCTGGTTTTCACGCTGGTCAGCTTCGTTGTAAAGCTGATCGGAACTCATGGTGGAAGAAAGAACCCCACCCTTAGCCGTACCGCCAATGCGAAGACCCAAGACTGAAGAATTCATAGAATCAAGAGTATTGAGGAGGCTCTGCTGACGTTCGACCAAGGTCGAATCTGCAGCGGCAGCGTATACTGCGGCTCCGCAAAGAAGAAGCGAGATTCTGGAAGTCATCTTAAACATATCCTTATTCATTTTCATCTTGCGCCTCCCTTAGAAATTCACGTTCAAGATGGCCTGAACAACAGCCTGGGAGAATTTATGAGTGTATTCGGCAAGGTTCTGGGTATTGCCATCGACATCTGTAACCGTTACATCGGCATAGTTAGGCACATTGGATCCAGCACCTTCTGTGGTATTATATGTGTTTTCAACATTAATCATACCATAGTTCAGCTCGAGATAGACACCTTCTGCGACAGTGTAGTCGAGACCCACCATCCACTGCATCTGCTTACCCTTCAGCAACGGAGTCTCGTAACCCGGAGCAACGTTGAGTATCGGACTAGAAGATACAGCATCAAATGTGGTGTTAATCATCTGGAGACCAGCGTTAATACCGAGACGCGGCATGTACTGAACGTAGAGGCCTGCGTTGATGAAGTCCATGCTCAGTTCACCCTTGTCAGCGAAATAGGGCTTGAATTCATCAGTGAGTTCCTGAGTCTTTACAGCATGCTTGTAGCTGCCGGACAGTTCAAGAGGCAGAGAGAAGCCAAGCATCTTGAACACATCCACCTTAAGACCTGCACCGAATTCCTGGAATTCAGCTTCCTTCATGAAGACGTTGTCGCTCTTCTTCTGCTTCAGCATAGAGAAGATGGCGTTTGCTTCGGCGAAATCCTGGAAGCCAAACTTCATGTCGATGTTGAAACCACTGCGGTTCGGAGTAGCAAAGCCATTGGGCAAGCTCATCTGAACAGACTTATCGAGCATGAAGCTCATCAAAGCCAATTCCCTGCGGGTGTAAACAGAAGTGCTATAGGCATTTCTCTGGATCGGAGCGATGTTGTAGCTGTTGGTCTGACCCTTAATGGTCGGGTCATCGGTATTAGCCAACTGGGTTCCCACCGGAGTAAACTTCGGATCGTAGTAGTACAGAGAACTGAAGGTGGAGTAGAGCGGAGAGTTAACACCGTAGCGGCTAACGTTACCGTCCTTATCGGAATTCAGAGTACGGGTAGCGAAGAACTGCGGAGACTGAGCAAGGTTGTTGAACCAGTTGCTGTCATTCATCACGTAGTTAGCTGCCAACTGGATGTCCAGACCGACAGGGAGCTTGTAACCAGCATTGAAGGAAATATTCAATGCAGAACCGTTGTCATCTTCGGTAACTTCGTTATAGGCGACTACATTGCCGAATTCATCGAAAGCAGGCTCAAAGTGGCGCTGTTCATCGCTGGACATGGCGTATTCACCCATCACATCCAAGGTCAGGCTCTTGTTGCCGAGAATGCCAGCAATGTCGGCACCGGCGCGAGCAGAAATGATCGAGGTGTTCTGCGGATCAGTTTCATACGGGTTGATGGGCTGATACACAGTATAGCCACCATCTTCGAAAGTACTGGGGTTAAGAATCGGGCCTTCCAATTCACCAGTTTCGGTGTTGTAGTAGCTCAGCTGACCATTGTAGATGACTTCCTGATACTGAGTACGGTAGGTATTGGTGAAGCTTGCGCTATCATCAAAGACCAACATACCAGTAAAGCCGAGGAAGACGTTCTTGTCTACAGGCAGGTATTCGACGTTTGCACTAAGCAACCACTTATCCATATTGGATGCCATGGAGGAACCCGGATAAATAGCACCGTCATTCAGCAAGCTGTTATAGCCGTTAGCAAGAAGGTTGCCGTTGGAACCGGAGAAGTCCAGGAGCTGGACGCGGCGAACGCGGGCAAAAATACCTTCTGCACGGATTTCACCAGCCATGCCACCGAAATCGTGGCGGAACTGGAGGTTCACACCCTGCAGGTTGCGCTGGTTCCCAACGATCATGGCTTCTTGCATAGCCATTTCACGGGCGCGAGCAAAGATCAGCGGTTCATAGAGAATGCCATCAAGACCGGTGGGGGCGAAAAGGGTCAGGGGGCTGTACTGCTGACGGAAGTCACCGACAATCCAATACAGGTCCTTACCGACATTGCCTTCCATATTCAGCCAGTTTGCAGTCAGGGACTTTGCGGAAGTAGCAAAGTAGTTCTGCATGCCTGCTTCCATACGGAGTGTTGCGTTAAAGCGGACAGCTTCGTAAGGACGGAAGTGGAAATCCAAGTCTGCAGAAACAAACTGGGATCTTTCGGTGTTGGGCATCTTGTTGAGCTTGCTGTCTTCCTGGTCAGAAGACATGTAAGCGTTATTGAGCACGCCAGTAATGCGGCCACCAACTTCAAAACCGCGCTTGGAAGAAAGGGAATCTTCCTTAGCCTGGAGCTGTCGATCCAGTTCAGCTTCGGACACTGCAGAAGCGACAGAGGCGGCAGAAGCTACAAAAAGCAGGGATACTAAAACTTTATGCATCATAGTTATACCTTAATCCCCTTAGAACCAGACCTTGGTTTCAGCCGTAATGAAGTGGCCGGTCCAGTCGTTTTCTGAAATGTAATTGTCTGTATGAGTTGCATACTTGTAACGGAGGTGGAGACCTGCGCGAGGAGAGAAGTCCCAGTCGACGCCAAGACCGATTGCAGTCTGGTAGTAGTCCACAGGAGCCTTCTTATAGGTAGCCTGGCTAGTCGGGATCAGGAGACCGTACGGGCCACTAGCATTGGTAACCTTAGAGGAAACTGACACATCTTCTACCTGGTAGCCGTATTCAGACTTCCAGTTTTCAAAGCCGAGGTGACCAACCAAGTGGATAGTCGGAGTCAGGGCAAAGGTAGGTTCGAACAAGCCGTAGAAGCTCCACAGAAGCATGTCGCTCTGAGATTCGCTATAGGCGATAGGAGCGAAAGTCTTGGACACACCGGAAATGGAAGCGTAGCCGCTCATCATCAGGTTGCGATCGGTACCGAACCAGTGGCCAATGTCATAACCACCGTCGATGGAGAGGTAGGAAGACCACTTGATATGAGACGGAACTTCTTCCTTCTTCATCTGGTCAGCATTTTCGTAAGCTACGAAAGATTCCCACAGTTCCCAGGTACCACCATAGAGACCGCCACGCTGGCGTTCCATCTTACGCTGGTTGGTGAGAACACCTGCACGGTTGTAGTAACCATTCTTTGCAATTGCGTTACCGGAGTCAGCCCAGAACAAGGCGTTAAACTTGGTCCAGGAGTTGGTGCTTTCCCACATGTTACGGCCATTCAGGCGGTAGTTGAAGAGGATGACGTCATCACCGGCTTCAATCTGGCGATGCTGGGCGTACTGAACACCGAGACGGCCACGGTTGAATTCCGGTTCGAACTTGAAGTTAAGACCAGCCATGTTGGGGCCATAACGCATAGCACCACCATTCAGGTAGAATTCGTCCTTGCGCCAGCTGCGGAGACGAGACGGATCGGTAATGCCGTAGGGAGAGAAGAAATCCTTTCCGAAGTAGACGGCTTCAACAGTAGTGGGCAGCCAATCAAGATGCTTGTCCTGAATCTTGACATAAACACCCAGAGACGGAGCGGAAACACTGGAAGTCGTTGCATCGCGAGTGTAAGCTCTCTTGCTAGTGGTGTCCACATCTTGGAAGGTAGTGGAATCATCCCAGCTAATGGCCACATCAGCCATCAAGTAGAACTTGGGAACGATGTTACCCTTGATGTCCAAGGAAACGATCTGATTGTTTTCAAAGTGCGGGTCACCTTCAAAGGCGTTCTTTGTCCAGGGGCCGGCAAATTCATCTTCGTCAATAAGACCTTCATCGTAGAAGACACCCAGGTAGTTGGCACCGAGAGTCATACCGTCGAAGAGCTTGTTCTTTGCCAGACGGCCGTGAATCACGTCGCCACGGAAGTCGTAGTTACCGGACATTTCCAGTTCGCTGGGCTGACCACCGTAGAGGCGGAGACCGTCACGAGTACCGGCGTCCATATCCTTGGGCTGAGAAATCATGGCCTGTGCGGTCATGCCAAAGGGCATGTTGTACACGTTCATGAACACGCCACCGAAAGAACGGTTGGTCCAGAATGCACGACCACCTTCCTTGACGGGCTTAAAGGACTTTTCCTTATAGTAGGTGCTGACAGTCTTTTCTTCTTCGAAGGTTTCGTACTGCCATGCAAAGCGGGGCATGGTTTCGCGTTCCCACATGGTAAGGGGAGAT
This window contains:
- a CDS encoding glycoside hydrolase family 18 protein, whose amino-acid sequence is MKKLSFIALASLVAAAVAAPFKVVGYYPSWAQYSQFFPKDVRYQFVTDIHYASLAPAEDGSIAYADESDAANFEELAKLSSENGVSLVVSIGGFENEGNLKAIAGDDSKLSAFCDAAMEWVEKYNLGGVELDWTNATGDDAADIGKLVSALKDKLGSKSVSVMAYAATMDAYSDAISQADYVTLSVGDQMDESAESVKPNLSKQDVESAVRALSGKGVSSDKIVPIVPMYGKSFAGASGLGSSHQGVGSGNEGYLAYKELMKKFEAPDYKVNFDEESSSEVAVSNSETIVFMGIPSVKAISMMVKDESLAGVAMYDISQDHDENIVSLMVTAGLVLRPEVNYAPKKKK
- a CDS encoding T9SS type A sorting domain-containing protein codes for the protein MNKKLIALSAVSMAAMASAAVNLEIWFDGTNQQVNTGGDCMYEYQVCEETTMGYWYDYDDRKNDKGGSYAIYPYEADQYESLVQPMIENLGYATIKYVLVDPTTTGQTAEYPYNFVGFGFNTVGASQDPMDITAAGGLCATYTSDLAVTLEVATPDAGDASCSVTLTKAATPTKADKAIADFKQPTWADKKLPGGCADAFAAATAVKFKLDGQASDAQGQLRIFEVGPKGTCSGAKSAAAEPAFTCKSNGSGAAVCSGDAAINTVKAASAVKATLAGRTLSFGVTVAKAEIVNLQGQVVMTASSVKTMDLSKVQAGVYMVRAAGKSAVMNQKILVK